A single region of the Papilio machaon chromosome 13, ilPapMach1.1, whole genome shotgun sequence genome encodes:
- the LOC106709169 gene encoding NFX1-type zinc finger-containing protein 1, with protein sequence MSDSKSSLRIDWFDGTLIEDTRQNATSSSQFDDEDKPETQTKLTPKDVEKKPIGFKRLFDLSHLKPSILTLEISHRPGFWHLLDIDLKGDFIVLIIKILSTIYSSLEGEEKSKIVALLRTRFLKSVFIMNLKTYLGQLPNVRIVEKKMNMQLWDDVETFYLNMFVLCEGMSKFHSKENDVLFEVLELLEITETSAVGVREEHMETIRDSFFTQIDQLKKDIIMKINQETNNCHTISKQVNEDPSHYKNLQIFPTKEDLLGDSKIKIKPNIINGAYSSIEHYLDVQFKLLREDCFAPLREGICKYMENPSKRRHENIRVYPKVRIIRTYVSNNKVGHLVDIAWQDRLDNGSTDKKQYAHSKKLMFGSLLLFTSDRFETVLCASVLDSNQRLLADGYIVVTFENPVSNKIYDESYLMVESEVYFEPYHRVLKVLQNMRTDDMPMKEYIVYVQAEPKPPKYLTSDTIYSILDVNNKEISFPVLETEKWPSSECLGLDEYQMSAYQFALTRQFAVIQGPPGTGKTFIGIKIASTLLKNLSLEGTPMLIICYTNHALDQFLEGILHITKNIIRFGSQSKSEILQSYTLHNMKSRVKSKYSYLYANKKAELERVYKEMMEVQTEIEKCEKEIVSYKILKPYLKIGDKSYELKTTNEDSILSWLFNHLEEENDDISENNDLDDWEKQCEDLNINDKVETCFSEHWVLNEIQTMNKSIEYVKDLTDDAIESDKMVAKFEKQITKLRNRLSYFKKNMSSLRKMEQMKDVPQIGNLYELIPDKRWMFYFKAVAALKDKLNTKMNELLERERRCCAEVREVGAQVEAEVCGGARVLALTTSAAARRHRLLQTLRCNIVLVEEAAEVLEGHVVAALTDHCQHLILIGDHKQLRPTSAHYEVGRRYKLEVSLFERMLVGGVHSRSLRTQRRMRSRVAALLVPHLYPALDTHPAVHLYPHVSGMKDDLYFYTHNVFEDTEGLEDSWSHRNSCEAVWCVSLANYLRHMRYTADDVTVLTTYSAQANLITELSKKYAALREVKVRVVDKYQGEESRIVILSLVRSNKDGNIGFLAQHNRICVAMSRAREGFYIFGNMDVLKSASTIWASIADKLKEQNALGRRIVLRCETHQHVTYQVERSEDFDSCLSPNGTCLRNCP encoded by the exons atgtctgACAGCAAATCATCCCTCAGGATAGATTGGTTTGATGGTACACTTATTGAAGACACGAGACAGAATGCAACAAGCTCATCGCAGTTTGATGACGAAGATAAACCAGAAacgcaaacaaaattaacaccAAAAGATGTCGAGAAGAAACCTATTGGATTCAAAAGATTATTTGACTTATCCCATTTAAAACCTTCGATACTTACCCTCGAAATATCTCATAGACCGGGTTTCTGGCATCTCCTAGACATTGACCTGAAAGgagattttatagttttaatcattaaaatattaagtaccaTTTATAGTTCTTTAGAAGGTGAAGAGAAATCAAAAATAGTAGCATTGTTAAGGACAAGATTTTTgaaatcagtttttataatgaatctaAAAACTTACTTGGGACAGTTGCCCAATGTAAGAATTGTTGAAAAGAAGATGAACATGCAGTTATGGGATGACGTagagacattttatttaaacatgtttGTGTTGTGTGAAGGCATGAGTAAGTTTCACAGCAAAGAGAATGATGTGTTGTTTGAAGTATTGGAGTTGTTAGAGATTACAGAGACAAGTGCTGTGGGAGTGAGAGAGGAACATATGGAGACAATCAGAGACAGCTTCTTCACACAAATTGATCAATTGAAAAAggatattataatgaaaataaatcag GAAACAAACAACTGTCACACAATATCCAAACAAGTAAATGAAGATCCTagtcattataaaaatttgcaaatatttcCCACAAAAGAGGATCTTCTCGgtgacagtaaaataaaaataaaaccaaacatAATCAACGGTGCATACTCCTCTATTGAACATTATTTAGATGTGCAGTTTAAGTTGTTGAGAGAAGATTGCTTCGCACCATTACGAGAAGGAATAT GCAAATACATGGAAAATCCATCTAAACGGAGACATGAAAATATAAG aGTTTATCCAAAAGTGCGTATTATTAGAACATATGTGAGCAATAATAAAGTTGGTCATCTGGTTGATATAGCGTGGCAGGATCGCTTGGATAATGGCAGTACTGATAAAAAGCAGTATGCTCACAGTAAAAAGTTAATGTTTGGCTCTCTGCTGCTCTTTACAAGTGATCGATTTGAAACTGTACTATGTGCCTCCGTACTGGATTCAAATCAACGTCTTTTGGCAGAtggttat ATTGTTGTAACATTTGAAAATCCCgtatcaaacaaaatatatgatGAGTCATACTTGATGGTGGAAAGTGAGGTTTATTTTGAGCCGTACCATAGAGTGTTGAAAGTTCTACAAAATATGAGAACAGATGATATGCCAATGAAGGAATATATTGTATATGTTcag GCGGAACCAAAGCcaccaaaatatttaacaagtgatacaatatatagtatattagatgttaataataaagaaataagtttcCCTGTACTTGAAACAGAAAAATGGCCTTCAAGTGAATGCTTAGGTTTAGATGAATATCAAATGAGTGCATATCAATTTGCACTTACAAGACAATTTGCAGTCATACAAGGACCCCCCGGAACTGGTAAGACATTCATAGGGATCAAAATAGCATCAACATTACTTAAGAATCTGTCTCTAGAAGGTACTCCAATGCTCATCATTTGCTACACGAATCACGCCCTTGATCAATTTCTTGAAGGAATACTTcatataactaaaaatataatcagaTTTGGAAGTCAAAGTAAGAGTGAAATATTACAGAGTTACACTTTACATAATATGAAAAGTAGAGTTAAATCTAAATACTCTTATTTATACGCAAATAAAAAGGCAGAGTTGGAAAGAgtttataaagaaatgatGGAAGTTCAAACTGAGATAGAAAAATGTGAGAAAGAAatagtttcatataaaattcttaaaccttatttaaaaattggtgATAAAAGTtacgaattaaaaacaactaatGAAGATTCAATATTATCTTGGTTGTTCAATCATTTGGAAGAAGAAAATGACGACATAagtgaaaataatgatttagATGATTGGGAGAAACAATGTgaagatttaaatatcaatgatAAAGTGGAAACATGTTTCTCTGAACACTGGGTTCTTAATGAAATACAAACAATGAACAAAAGCATAGAATATGTAAAAGATTTGACGGACGATGCGATAGAGTCTGACAAAATGGTCGCCAAATTTgagaaacaaataacaaaattacgaAATAGATTGAGCTATTTTAAG AAAAATATGTCGTCTTTAAGAAAAATGGAGCAGATGAAAGATGTTCCTCAAATAGGAAATTTATATGAGTTAATTCCGGATAAAAGATGGATGTTTTACTTCAAAGCTGTGGCCGCTTTGAAAGATAAACTCAACActaaaatgaatgaattattG GAGCGAGAGCGGAGGTGTTGCGCGGAGGTGCGGGAGGTGGGCGCGCAGGTGGAGGCGGAGGTGTGCGGAGGCGCGCGAGTGCTGGCGCTGACGACGAGCGCGGCCGCACGCAGACACCGCCTGCTGCAGACACTGCGCTGCAACATCG TGTTGGTGGAGGAGGCGGCGGAGGTGTTGGAGGGTCACGTGGTGGCCGCGCTCACGGACCACTGCCAGCATCTCATACTCATCg GAGATCACAAGCAGCTGCGGCCGACATCTGCACACTACGAGGTGGGGCGGCGGTACAAGCTGGAGGTGTCGCTGTTTGAGCGCATGTTGGTGGGGGGGGTGCACTCGCGCAGTTTGCGCACTCAGCGGCGCATGCGCAGTCGCGTGGCGGCGCTGCTCGTGCCGCATCTCTACCCCGCTCTGGACACACACCCCGCTGTACATCTCTACCCACATGTTAGCGGGATGAAGGATGATCTGTACTTTTACACTCATAATGTGTTTGAAGATACAGAG GGTTTAGAAGATAGCTGGAGTCACAGGAACAGTTGTGAGGCTGTGTGGTGTGTGTCGCTGGCGAACTACCTCCGTCACATGAGATACACCGCCGATGACGTCACTGTACTCACCACGTACTCCGCGCAGGCCAACCTCATTACTGAG CTGAGCAAGAAGTACGCCGCATTGAGGGAGGTGAAGGTCAGGGTGGTGGACAAGTACCAGGGCGAGGAGAGCAGGATAGTGATACTGTCGCTGGTGAGGAGTAACAAGGACGGCAACATCGGCTTCCTCGCACAACACAACAGGATCTGTGTCGCCATGTCGCGGGCCAGAGAAG GTTTTTACATTTTCGGCAACATGGATGTTCTGAAATCCGCGAGCACAATTTGGGCCTCGATTgctgataaattaaaagaacaaaatgcTTTGGGAAGAAGAATCGTCCTGCGTTGTGAAACACATCAACACGTCACATACCAA GTGGAACGCTCAGAAGACTTTGATAGCTGTTTGTCTCCAAACGGAACATGTCTCAGAAACTGTCCTTAG